GTTCCCGGTAGCGGCCAGGATGAGGCGGACCGCCTCCTCCGGGCGGTCCCACTGGGGGAAGTGCCCGCACCGGTCGAGCCACTCGAGCCGCGCGCCGGGGAACCGCGCCGTCGCCCGCTCGGCCTGCGAGGGGAAGCACACCCGGTCCTGAC
The sequence above is a segment of the Rubricoccus marinus genome. Coding sequences within it:
- a CDS encoding alpha/beta fold hydrolase, translated to QDRVCFPSQAERATARFPGARLEWLDRCGHFPQWDRPEEAVRLILAATGNAATGTSEARGVQSPAAGPDSAA